GGTGCGGCACAGCGGCGCACTCCTGACGGTCGACGCGGTAACGACGGCGGGCATGGAACCCTTCCACGCGGAAGCGTGGGGCGTGGACTACGCGTACACCGGCGCACAGAAGTGCCTGTCGGCTCCTCCCGGTCTGGCTCCCATCATGGTCAGCGAGCGGGCCTTTTCGCGCTTCAGCGCCCGGCGCACGCAGACGCCCTCGTGGTACACCGATTTCGAAGGCCTCCGCGCCTACTGGTCAGATCACACGTACCATCACACCGTTCCCGTCAACCTGCACTTCGCGTTCCATGCCGCGCTGCGGGCCGCCCTGACCGAGGGGCTGGAAGCGCGGGCGCTGCGGGTGCGCCGCATGGGGCAGGCCATCTTCGCCGCACTGTCACCGCTGGGTTTCTCGCACTATGTCAAGCGCGAGGCCGACCGCCTACCCACCGTGCTAGCGCTGCGGCTGCCGGAAGGACTGGACGACGCGGGCCTGAGAAGCCGTCTGCGCGACCGCAATATCAGCATCACCGGGGGACTGGGGCCGACAGCGGGCCTGATCTGGCGGCTGGGCCTGATGGGGGAGGCGGCCCGCCCTCAGCCTTACCGCATCTTCCTGGGCGCACTCGAAGACCTGCTGGGCGAGCGCGGCCTCGTCGAGCGCTTTCAGGACAGCTGGACGGCCTCGGCCTCGGTGTCCGGCGAGCCAGAGCAGCCAGAGCACCGAGCGGTGGTGACCCGCTAGCCCCAGAAGGGGAGATGAGGCCAGACCTGTATGTCGGCCCGCCCGCCCAGACGACCTCTTCACGCACGCCTTCATCCTTTCACTGTCTTTGCACGCCCCCGAGGTCTTCCATGTCTTCAGAACCCCGTATTACCACCGAACGCCGTGGCCCCGTCCTGCTGATGGGCCTGAACCGCCCGGCCAAAGGCAACGCTTTTGACATCGCCATGCTGCACGGTCTGGCCGACGCCTTCACGCAGCTCGAAGACGACGCAGGCCTGCGCTGCGGGGTCGTGTTTGCCCACGGTGCGCTGTTTACCGGGGGCCTCGACCTCACCGATGTGGCTCCGGCCCTTGCCACAGGGGCACTGGCTCTGCCGCCGGAAACAGTCGATCCGTGATCTACCCAGGGTCGACGCCTCAACAAACCGGTGGTGGGGGCCGTGCATGGCAAATGCCTGACGCTGGGCATCGAACTGTTGCTGGCGCTGGATATACGCGTCGCGGCGAGCGACGCGACGTTTGCTCAGATCGAGGTGCAGCGCGGCATCTTTCCGTTTGGGGGTGCCACGCTGCGCTTTCCACAGGTGGCCGGCTGGGGAAACGCGATGCGCTACCTGCTGACCGGCGATGAATTCGGCGCACACGAAGCGCTGCGGCTGGGGCTGGTACAGGAAGTGGTAGAAACCGGACAGGAACTCAACCGGGCCATCGAGTTGGCCGAGCGCGTGGCGGCCCAGGCTCCGCTGGGGATTCAGGCCACGCTCGCTTCGGCGCGGCTGGCAGCAGAAGGCGGCGAACACTTCCGTGCCGCCGCCGACCAGCTGATGCCCGAGGTGATGCGGCTGTTCGCCACTGACGATGCCCGGGAAGGACTTCAGTCTTTTCAGGAGCGCCGCCCCGCGACCTTCAGCGGGAAGTAAGCGAACGGTGGGCGACGGGAAAACTGTCTCCGTCGCCCACCGTCTTTTTCTTTCTTACTGCCGAACGCTGAACGGCAGACCGGTCGAGCGCATTCCGCCCACTTCCACGTACAGCCAGCTGCCGCCCACCGGAGCATTGCTGGGCACGGTGAAGACGATCTGGCTGTCGGTCCAGCTCACCACGGCCGAGGCCGGGATGGCGTAACCGCCAGCGCCATTTCCATCGGCTCCGAGCAGCACTTTCGAGGTGGCAGGCCCACCCAGATAGCGGCCCTGCACCGTGACATTTTCACCGCGAGCCGCAGCGGGGGAGAGTTTGATCAGGACCGGGGTCACGGTGACGCCCGCCACCTGTGCCGCCGGAGCGCAGGACGTGAGGCCCAGCCCCACCGCACCGACGGTGAGTAAAGAACTCAGAAAGAACACGCGCATAGGATTGCCTCCACCCGGGCAGTCTAATAGCCTTCAGAATGACAGGTCAACTTTCCCCCCCCACCATGCGTATTCTCGTACTTTTCAATCCAAAATCGGGGAAGGGCAAGAGCACCGTGATGCAGTGCGCCGAGCTGCTGCGTTCTGCGGGCTGTGAGGTGGTGGTGCGGGAACTGGGGCCGCAGCTGCCAGTTCAGGACGCCGTGCACGACGTCGTCAGCTTCCAGCGGGTGATCGCGGCGGGCGGAGACGGCACGGTCAGCAGCGTGGCCTACGCGCTCAGATACAAAAATGTGCCGGTGCTGGCGTATCCGGCAGGCACCGCCAACCTGATCGCGCTCAATTTGGGCATGCCCGACCATCCGGCGGCCCTGGCCGAACTGGTGCTCCAGGGGCACGCCGTCCGGGTGGATCTGGGCGAACTGGAAACCGGGGGCCAGACCTGCGGCTTCGCGATGCTGGCCGGGGCCGGGGCCGACGCGCACATGATCCGCGAGAGCGAAGACCTGAAAGCCCGCTTCGGCGTCCTGGCGTATATCTTCAGCGCCCTGAAACAGCTCAACCCGCGCCGCACCACCTTCTCGCTGGTGGTGGACGGCGTGCCGCGCCACATCGACGGCATCGGCGTGATGATCGCCAACTTCGGCAAGGCCAGCTACGGCCTGCCGATTCAGGGAGCCATCAATCCGTCTGATGGCCGCTTCATGGTCATCGTGCTCAAGGCTGGCAACGTGCTTCAGCTGCTGCCAAATGTGATCGACAGCGTTCGCAGCCGCCTGAATCTGGGAGATCCGATCTTCGCGGGAAACGGCTCGGTCGAAACCTTCGCGGCCCGTGAACTGAGCGTCGAGGCCGCCGAGCCGTTTCCGCTGCAATACGACGGCGAACTGCACGAGGAAACCACGCCCTTCACCGCCCGCGTGCTGCCGGGCGCGATTCGCTTCGTGACCGCGCCCGGCAGCACCGATCTGAGTACCTGAACAGGCACGCTTACAGGGAGGCAAGCAGGTGCCACAGCCAGCGCGTGCAGCAGACGTGTTTTCGAACTAACTCAGATTAGTGGGAATACCTAATCTGCTTCCTCAGCGCCACCTGCTTGCCCTTCGCTGCGTTCGCCACGCCAGCAGCAGCAGCGCCAGTGCGCCCAGCAGCGCGGGCAGATCGCCCAGCTTCACATACAGTGTCTGACCGCCGAGCAACTGATAGCGGGCGTGCAGCACACCTTCGCCGCTGTCCAGCGTGGACACCGGGCGGCCCAGATCGTCGATCACACCCAGCACGCCTTTGTTCACGCTCCGCAGTACCCAGCGCCGCGTTTCGATGGCTCGCAGCCGTCCCATCTGAAAATGCTGCGTGACGCCCCACCCCTGATACCAGCCGTCGTTGCTCACATTGACCAGCACCTGAGCGCCGCCCAGCACCATCTGACGGGCCACCCAGGAAAAGATACTGTCATAGCAGATGTAGGTGCCGTACAGCACGCCGTTCAGACGCAGCGGCTCAGCGGCATTTCCGCTGGGGGGTGGATCGAAATTCGGAATGCCGAACAGGTGAAAAATCCAGGTATACAGCGCGTTTAGTGGCCCCGAGAACGGAAAGAATTCTCCGAACGGCACTGGCTTGAGCTTGGTATAGACCACGCTGCCGGGCGAGGTACCGTCCCAGCTCTGGGCGGTATTTCCCCCGGCACTGCTGTAGACGCCGTAGATTCCGGGAGCCGGGGCACGCAGCAGATCGGGGGCATTGATGATGGCCGTTTCGCTCCAGATGGTGAGTTCGCCCGGTTGCCGCGCCTGTGAAAGCTGAAGCAGGCGCTGAAACTGCTGCTCGAAGCCGAGGCTGCCGCTGGCCCGCCCGAACGAGTCGAAGTCGGTGCGGACGAGCAGGGCGCGGCCCTCGGTGCCAGCGGCGGCAGAACGCGTCAGACCGTACACGCTCCCCCCCACCCACAGCAGCAGCGTCAGCACGGGCATCCGCCAGCGGCGATACGCCAGGCTGACCACACTGGCCGCCGTGACGACCACCAATACGCTCAGGCCGAGTGCGCCCCACACGTCGGCGGTCTGGCTGAGCGGCGTGGGCAGCAGGGTCGCGCCCATCCCCGACCACGGAAAGGCCAGCGGCCCCAGGGTTCGCAGCCATTCCAGCAGCACCCAGCCGCCCGCCAGTGCCCACACGCGGGCGAGCGGATCACGAACGGCGCGGGCGGCCAGCCATCCCAGCAGCGCCCAGAAGCCGCCTTCGATCAGAAACAGCGGCAGCACCAGTACGCCGCCCCAGGGCATCCCCGAAAGCTGCACCATGAACTGCGTCAGCCACCACAGCTGCACCGCGAAATAGGCCGTCATGATCCAGAACAGCCGCCCGGCCACCTGTCTGGGGGGGGCGGCACTGGCAGCCAGCCACAGCACACCTGCCAGTGGCAGTGGCGTCAGAAAGCTCCAGGGCAGCGGCAGCCCACACAGGCCCAGAACTGCGCCCAGCAGCAGGCACAGCAGCACGAATGGTACGGAGGAGCGGAGTTGGCGCACCGGCCCACTGTAGCGCAGGGACTCTGCCATCTCTGCTGCCTTTGTTGTTCCTGCATGCAGATCACAGGTGGACGGCAGACCTTTTGCGCTACTCTGGGCTTACTTGTGAGACTGGCTATTCTGAGTGATATTCACGGCAATATTCATGCGTTGACATCGGTCAAGCGCTTTCTGAACGAACACGCCATTACACAGGTCATTGTCCTGGGAGATCTGGTGGGATACGGAGCCAGTCCGGGGCCGGTCATCGATTTCGTGCGGCGTGAGGGCTGGACGTGCAGCCTGGGCAGCAGCGACGCGCGGGTGGCCTTCGATATGCAGCGGAGTGAGCGGCGCGGCGTGGCCGATACCGTGCTCGCCTGGACAGCGCAGACACTCGCGCCCGAGCAGATGGATTTTCTGCGGCGTCTGCCCGCCGGGGGCCGCACCAATACGCCGGTCGGACGTCTGCGGTACTTTCACGGCTCGCCCTACGATCTCGATCAGCGCATCGACCTGATGGGTCAGGAACGCGAGATGGAAGCGCTGGCCGAGCAACTCGGGGCGCGGGTGGTGGTGGCGGGCGGCACCCATGTTCCGTTCGTGCGCCACGTGGCAGAAACGACCTTTATCGATCCCGGTTCGGTGGGCCTGTCGCTCAATCACGAACCCGGAGCCGACGTGGTGATTCTAGAACTCCAGGGCCTGCGCCCGAAAGTGTCGCTGCACAAGGTGCCCTACGATTATCATTCGGCGGCCTTCGACATCATGGCCTGGAGCCTGCCGCCGGTCATTGCCGAGGTCATAAAGACCGGCAAGATGGGGTAAGAGCGGTGATGCGGGCAGGGTGATGGCTGATGAGGCGTCAAAACGGGCCTCAGGTTTCTGTCAATCCCCTGTCCCCCGTACTCGTCTCCCCTGCTACACTCGCCGTTATGGCGTTACAACGACCCAAAGGCACCCAGGATCACCTCCCAGACGGCAGTCCGAAGCTCAGTTCAGAAATCAGCAGCAGTGCGTTTCGCCATGTGACACAGACGGCGCGTACCGTGCTGGAGCGGGCTGGAGCCAGTTTTATCGCCACGCCGATCTTCGAGGAATCCGAACTGGTGACGCGGGGCGTGGGTGGCAGTACGGACATTGTCCGCAAGGAGATGTTCAAGGTGTTCTATGCGGGCGACCACGGCGGGTTTGTCATGCGTCCGGAAGGCACTGCGGGCATCGTGCGGGCATACATCCAGAACGGCCTCAAGCAGCTGCCAGCGCCGCTCAAGCTCTGGACGCACGGCCCGATGTTCAGAGCTGAAAATGTTCAGAAAGGCCGTCTGCGTCAGTTTCATCAGGTGGATTACGAGGTGATCGGTTCGGCAGACGCGCTCGTTGATGCCGAGGCGATCTGGCTGATGGTGGAAGTGGTCAGGGAACTGGGGCTGAGTGGCGTGCAGGTCAAACTGGGCAGCATCGGCGACCCGAGTGACCGCGAAACCTACAACGCGTACCTGAAGGAACTGTTCACGCCGCACGCCGAGCGCCTGTCGGATGACAGCAAAGACCGCCTGACGCGCAATCCGATGCGAATTCTGGATTCCAAGAGCGCGACCGATCAGGGCATCATCGCGGAACTGAACGTCCGGCCCATGCTCGACTTTCTGGGCGAGGAAGCGGCGGCCCACTTTGCTCAGGTGCGGGCGTATCTGGATGCCTGGGGCGTGGCTTACGAGGTCGATCCCAGCATCGTGCGCGGGCTGGATTATTACCGCCGCACCGCCTGGGAGCTGCACCACCAGAACATCGGCGCGAAATCGGCGCTGGGCGGGGGTGGGCGCTATGACGGACTGGCCGCCGAGCTGGGCGGGCCGGACACGCCGGGCATCGGCTGGGCGTTCGGCATCGAGCGCATTCTGATCGCGCTGGAGGCGGAAGGCATTCAGATACCTACCAGTGCAGGCCCGGTCATCTATATCGCCGCGCTGGACGCCGAATACGTGCCGCTGGCGGCGAAGGCGGCGCTGTCGCTGCGTGCCAGTATGCGGGCGGAGTTCGGCTACAAGCACCAGAAACCCGGCAATGCGTTTCGCGAGGGCGAGCGCCGGGGGGCGACATATACGGCGCTGATCGGCTCCGACGAGGCGGCGACGGGCACGCTGGCGGTCAAGCACCTGGGAACGGGCGAGCAGAGCGCCGTGAAACTGGAGGAACTGGCCGAATTTCTGACCACCGACTCGTAACCGCTGAAGCAGGGAGCGAGTAAATTTGGCGAGCAGGACGGAAAATGGAGGCATCGGCGCTGCTGTTCCGGCGAGGCTGTCATTCGGAGTCCTGCTCTATACTCCCCGTCATGAAGCGCACCCACTACGTCGCCGACCTCCGCCCCCAGCACGCGGGCCAGACCGTTACGCTGGCTGGCTGGGTCAACCGTGTCCGTGATTTTCCCGGTCAATATTTCGTGATTCTGCGCGACCGCAGCGGCATCGTGCAGGTCACGGTCGAGCAGGATAATCCGGCTTACAGCGTAGCTGGCGAGCTGAAAGCCGAGTACGTGGTGGAAGTGACCGGCACCGTGCGCGAGCGCGGCGAGGCGCAGCGCACCGACGCCTATCCGACCGGTGGCATCGAGATCGTTCCCAGCGAGATTCGGCTGCTCAACCGCGCTGCCACGCCTGCGTTTCAGGTCGATGGCTCCCCGATCAACGTGGGCGAAGACATCCGGCTGAAGTTCCGGTATCTCGACCTGCGCCGCCGCGAAATGCAGGACGTGCTGCGGCTGCGGTCGCGGGTGCAGGCCGAGATTACCCGCTTTCTGGACGGAGAGGGCTTCGTGAACGTCGAAACCCCGATGCTGACGCGCTCCACCCCGGAAGGCGCACGCGATTTCCTGGTTCCGTCGCGCTTGAGCCAGGGCGAGTTCTACGCGCTGCCGCAGTCGCCTCAGCTCTTCAAACAGCTGCTGATGATCGCCGGGCTGGACCGGTACTTCCAGTTTGCCCGCTGCTTCCGCGATGAGGACCTGCGTGCAGACCGTCAGCCTGACTTTACCCAGCTCGATATGGAAATGAGCTTCGTGGAGCTGGATGACGTGCTGGAGCTGAATGAGGCGCTGCTGCGGCACGTGTTTCAGGCGGTGCTGAATGTGGAACTACCCAGCCCGTTCCCGCGCATCTCGTACCGTGAGGCGATGGACCGCTACGGCTCCGACAAGCCCGATCTGCGCTTCGAACACGCCCTGAGCGACGTGACGGCGCTGTTTCAGGGCGGCGACTTCAAGGCATTTGCCGAGGCGGGCACGGTCAAGGCGATGGTGGCGCCCGATCTGACGCGCAAGCAGATCGACGAGCTGGAGCGGGTCGCCAAACAGAACGGTGCAAAGGGACTGGGGTGGGTCAAGCGCACGCCGGAGGGCTTCAGCGGCGGCATCGGCAAATTTGTGGCAGGAGTGGCCGACGCGCTGATCGGAGCGACGGGCGTGCAGGAAGGTCAGACGCTGCTGTTCTCGGCGGGCGAGTGGCGGCCCGCTGTCGAGGCGCTGGGAGCGGTTCGCAACGCCCTGCGCGACATGTTCGACCTCGCGGCGGACGGCCCACGCTTCCATATCAGCTGGGTCACGGAATTCCCGCAGCTCGACCAGGACCCGGAAACAGGCACCTGGACGTATATGCACCACCCTTTCACCGCGCCGCACCCCGACGACGTGGCGCTGTTCGGTACGCCCCGGCAGGGTGAGATTCGCGCCCAGGCGTATGATCTGGTGCTCAACGGCTTCGAGGTCGGGGGCGGCAGCATCCGTATTCACGACCCAGAGGTGCAGGCGAAGATGTTCGGGGCCATCGGCTTTACCGAAGCTGCCGCCCGCGAGAAGTTCGGCTTCTTCCTCGACGCCCTGAGCAGCGGTACGCCTCCGCACGGCGGCATTGCCTGGGGGTTTGATCGCCTGATCATGCTGATGAGCGGCGCATCGAATATCCGCGAGGTGATCGCCTTTCCCAAGAACAACCGGGGGCTGGACCTGATGGCGCTCGCTCCCTCTCCCGTCGACGACGCGCAACTGGCCGAGGTCGGCGTGCAGGTACGTTTACCGGCGGAGTGATCAACGGGCTGCCGCCTCTGAAGCGCTGAAGAAATCAGCAGGGCAGCAGTCGCAGACGGACTGGGGATGGTGCAGACGATCTGCCTTGTCCGTCTGCTGTTCCCTCTCTCCCTGGTCGATGCGGAGGAGCTTGTTCACGTTGCTTAGTATGGAGCCACTGAATATCAGGCCCACATCGAGGCGGTAGCAACGACGCTCGAACAGGTCGCGGAAGTCCTGAAATACGAAGCCCAGATCGGCAGGCCCCTGACCGACGCCGAAGCTGAGGCTTATCTGCACAGGATGTCAGCGGAAAACTGAGGGTATGGGGGCGGAGTCGGCCCCCTTTTGAATGGACAGTTAAGTGAATTAATTCACGTTATTTCCTATTCGTGAAAGATATCTTTCCTGGTCGTCCAGCATCTATGATTCAGCCTACAACTGTAATTGCAGTGTCTAAATTATGTCTTGACCAGAATGTTATTCTGTTATAAACTAACTCTATGAAGCTAAGCGATGTCCAGAGACGATTGCAGGCCCCGTTCTCCTCGCATCTGGTCGGGTGGAAGCCAACCGCTTTCACCAAGGATCGTAGCCGGGCGCTGCTGCTGGCGTATGTCGATGCCCGCACGGTGCAGGACCGACTGGACGCCATCTGCCCCGATGCCTGGAGTTTTGAAATCGAGGTGATTCCCGGCACCACCTCCCCCACTGTCAAGGGCCGCCTGACCGTACTGGGCGTCGCACGTGAGGACATTGGCGAGGCGGGCGAGGGTGAGTACGGCACGCTGAAGGCAGCTGCCTCGGACGCCCTGAAGCGCTGCGCGGTGCAGTTCGGCATCGGGCGCTATCTGTATGACCTGCCCAAGACCTGGGCCGACTGGAACGACGCCAAGCGCGAGCCGCTGCACACGCCAGAGCTGCCGGAATGGGCGCGGCCCGACTTCGAACGCAGCCCCGGCGGCGCTCATATCGTGCAGGCGATGGATCAGCTCCGCTATGAAATTCCGGTCGATCTCGATCTTCAGCGCGAGGTGTACCGCCACCTCAAGGCCGCGCTTCAGAGCCTCGAACCCGAATCGGGCCGCGCCGCATGAGACACTCGTCTCGGCCATCTCGTCTGAGCACGCTGGGATTCATGGGCCTGCTGCTGGCGCTGATGCTGGTGTCAGGGTGGCTGACGCGGCTGCTCTGACAAAACACCCCACCGAACGCAAGGTGAGCCAAGTTGTCTGGCTCACCTTCTCTGTTGTGGTCTCCAGGCCATAGCTCAGGGCTGCTCCCTCCTCTACACTGCCTGCATGTTGGGTCTGACCTGTATCGATGTCGATGGAACCCTGGTGGGTTCGAGCAATGAAGTGCTGCCGCAGGTCTGGGACGCTGCGGAGCGGGCCGTGGCAGCAGGCATGCACCTGTGCCTGTGCAGCGGGCGGCCTGCCTTCGGGAAGGCGCTGGAGTATGCGCGGCGGCTCGATCCACACGGCTGGCACGTGTTCCAGAACGGAGCCAGTGTGGTGAATATGGAAACTGGCGAGTCGATGAGCGAGGGCCTGCCGCACGATCTGCTGCTGGAACTGGTCGAGAAGTCGCGGAAGCTGGGGCGCATTCTGGAGGTCTATACCGACAGCGAGTACGCGGTGGAATCCACCGAGCGTATGGCGGTCGATCATGCCGCGCTGCTGGGGGTGCCGTACGTGCAGCGCGACCCGCTGAGCCTGACCGGGCAGATCGTCAGAGTGCAGTGGGTCGTGCCGATTGCCGAAACCGAAGCGGTGCTGGCCGAGTCACACGAGGGCCTGAGTCTGCATCCGGCAGGCAGTCCGGCCATGCCCGACACCATGTTCATCAGCGTGACGCGGGAAGGCGTGAGCAAGGCGTCGGCGGTTCGCAACGTAGCTGCCAAATACCATCTGCAACTGAGCGACGTGATGATGGTGGGCGACGGCGAAAACGACGTATCGGTGATGAACGAGGTCGGGCATCCGGTGGCGATGGGCAACGCGGTTGCCGGAGCGCTGGCAGCCTCGCGCTACACGGTCGGCAGCGTGGAAGACGCCGGACTGGTCGAAGCGCTGGATCTGGCGCTGAAGCTGGAACGGACCGACGTGCTCCCAGTCGGCTGAACACAGGTGCTGGTTCTCCTCTTCTGGCGCTCAGATATTCAGCGCCAGAAGAGTTTGGGTACAGTAAGTGAAAGTATTCACGAAAAGTTCTAGTTGTGAATTTATTATTCAGTCTTTAGCGGTCAGCAAAGAAGTGCGCCGTCTACCGTAGACGGCGCACCCTTTCCTTCTCTGCTTACATCGCGCTGGGAATCTGAATGCCGAGCAGATCGAGCGCTTCTTCCATCGCTGCCCGCAGGCGCTGCACCAGAGCGAGGCGGGCTTCGCGCAGACCAGCGGGCGATTGCAGCACGTTGGTGGCGGGCTTTCCGTCTGCTCCTCGGGCGTTGTACCAGCCGTTGAAAGCTGTCGCCAGATCAAGCGCGTACTGCGCCACCACATGCGGGCTGTGAATGCGAACGGAGGTGTTCACCACCGCTGGGAAGCGCTCGACCACCTTGGCAAGTTCCAGTTCCAGCGGAGTAATCAGGCTCCAGTCGGCACCTTCGGCGCTGTACCCCGCCTCTGCCGCTTTCTTCAGGATGTTGGATGCGCGGACCGCCGCGTACTGTACATACGGCGCGGTATCGCCCTGAAGGGCCAGCGCCTGATCCCAGCGGAAGTCGAGGGTGCGGGTCGGCTCGCTCTTCAGCATGGCGAAGCGGATCGCCCCGATGGAGATGCGCCGCACGATCTCGCGGCCTTCGTCGGTGCCCACGATTTCCGGCTTCAGCGTCTGCATCAGCGCCGTGACGCGCACTTCGGCCTCGTCCATCACATCGTCGGCACTCACGCCGATGCCCCTGCGCCCGCTGATCGTCTGGCCCTCGAAAGTCACGAAGGCGTAGGACAGGTGGATGCTGCGGGCTTCCTGCTCGGGGTGGCCCGCCACGCCCAGGCTGGCCTTTACCACCTTCTGCGGGTGCTCCTGGCGCGAGTCGATCACGTTGATGACCTCCTCAGCATGCCCAAAACGCCGCTGCGTGTCGGGCTGGCCCTGCGGGTGGCTCGTCCAGATCATCTTGCCTTCGGGGTCCGCGAAAAATGGCTCGAACTTCATGCCCTCGAACAGGCCGAACTTCCAGAACTGATACCCGATGTCTTTGGCGGCATACATGGCGCTGCCGTCCGAGCGCATCAGCACCACCTTGGGTTCTTCCAGGCCTGGCATAAACTCCGACACGTCCATCACGAAGGCTCCGGCGAATTTGCCCTTTTGCGGGTGACTGGTATAGCGCGAGTCTTTCAGGATGTTCATGGCGCTGCTCAGAAAGCCGCTGCCCACCACGTCCGATTCCCAGTTCAGCAGGTCGTAGCGTGCGCCCAGCCGGAAACAGGTCTGGAGGTGCGCCGCCACGATCTTCTCGATTTCACTTCTCAGCTCTCCGGTTTCGAGCCGGTGAATGATCTCGCGGATGCCCGGTTCCAGCTCGGCTTTCTGCGGATCGGCATTCAGGCGCACGTAGCCTTCGCCCACGAAATGATCGTATTTCTGCTCGCCGTCCCAGTGCAGACCGTAGTGCTGCTGGGCATACAGGCTCTCGGCGGCCTGCCTGCCGGTGTCGTCGATGTAATTCTGCACCTCGACCTCGTGGCCTGCCGCCCGGAAGATGCGGGCCATGCTGTCGCCCAGCGTCACGTTCCGCACATGCCCGACGTGCAGTTCCTTGTTGGGGTTCACGCTGGTATGCTCGATCACCACTTTGCCCGATGCCACGCTCAGCACGGGTTTTTCCTGCACCACGCCGCGCACGAAGGCCCCGGCATCCACGAAGAAATTGAGGTACGGCCCCAGCGCCTCGGCACGGGCGATGCCGTCTGGAAGCACCACGCTCGACGCGAGCTGACCCGCGATGGCGGCGGGGTTCTGGCGCAGCGCCTTTGCCAGCAGAAAGGCGGCAGGCGTGCCGTAGTCGCCGGGCTTGCCGGGGGGCGTTTCCTGAATGACCACTTCGATGTCTGCGCCCAGCGTGCGGGCGGCATTCTCGACGGCCTGTTTGAGCGAGTGCTTGAAATCCATATCGGTGCAGTCTAACAGCTCCCTCAGGAGGAGCTTAAGATGACGTCACCTCAGCGTCAGCTTCGGCTGTCAGGATGAGAGGTATGAAGAACGGAATGAAGATGGTGGCGGGCGGCGCAGTGCTGGCGGGTATTCTCGCTTCGTGCGGATCAGTCGGCGGCACCGGGGACGGCAGCGCTTCGCTGTATGTGTCGGATGTCAAAACAGAGTACCGGACAGCAGACGGAACCTATGTCGGCTGTGACAACGTATCCAATACCAGTACACCGTCTCAGACCACTGTTGCAACCGCTTTTACTCTGGCTGGCTCAATCAGCTCGGTCAATGTGAATTTGAAGGGAAATAGCAAGGCTGATTACGACAATAACTACAATGCCACCTTCTATCCCGGCGACATCAGCAATGCAGGGGCACAGAGCTATAAAGCGACGTTTGTAGCCGATTCTTCACTTCCGAACAGCACCGGGTTGCTGCCGCAGTCGGTGCATCCACAGGGAATCGTCGTCAACCCCAACACCGCGACCTATGTCAAGCTCGTTACGACGGACTCCCCTCAGGGTTCATTCCGTTCGGTGGTCACCGTTACCAGCACGACCGG
Above is a genomic segment from Deinococcus ruber containing:
- the aspS gene encoding aspartate--tRNA ligase, producing the protein MKRTHYVADLRPQHAGQTVTLAGWVNRVRDFPGQYFVILRDRSGIVQVTVEQDNPAYSVAGELKAEYVVEVTGTVRERGEAQRTDAYPTGGIEIVPSEIRLLNRAATPAFQVDGSPINVGEDIRLKFRYLDLRRREMQDVLRLRSRVQAEITRFLDGEGFVNVETPMLTRSTPEGARDFLVPSRLSQGEFYALPQSPQLFKQLLMIAGLDRYFQFARCFRDEDLRADRQPDFTQLDMEMSFVELDDVLELNEALLRHVFQAVLNVELPSPFPRISYREAMDRYGSDKPDLRFEHALSDVTALFQGGDFKAFAEAGTVKAMVAPDLTRKQIDELERVAKQNGAKGLGWVKRTPEGFSGGIGKFVAGVADALIGATGVQEGQTLLFSAGEWRPAVEALGAVRNALRDMFDLAADGPRFHISWVTEFPQLDQDPETGTWTYMHHPFTAPHPDDVALFGTPRQGEIRAQAYDLVLNGFEVGGGSIRIHDPEVQAKMFGAIGFTEAAAREKFGFFLDALSSGTPPHGGIAWGFDRLIMLMSGASNIREVIAFPKNNRGLDLMALAPSPVDDAQLAEVGVQVRLPAE
- a CDS encoding arginine--tRNA ligase, which translates into the protein MDFKHSLKQAVENAARTLGADIEVVIQETPPGKPGDYGTPAAFLLAKALRQNPAAIAGQLASSVVLPDGIARAEALGPYLNFFVDAGAFVRGVVQEKPVLSVASGKVVIEHTSVNPNKELHVGHVRNVTLGDSMARIFRAAGHEVEVQNYIDDTGRQAAESLYAQQHYGLHWDGEQKYDHFVGEGYVRLNADPQKAELEPGIREIIHRLETGELRSEIEKIVAAHLQTCFRLGARYDLLNWESDVVGSGFLSSAMNILKDSRYTSHPQKGKFAGAFVMDVSEFMPGLEEPKVVLMRSDGSAMYAAKDIGYQFWKFGLFEGMKFEPFFADPEGKMIWTSHPQGQPDTQRRFGHAEEVINVIDSRQEHPQKVVKASLGVAGHPEQEARSIHLSYAFVTFEGQTISGRRGIGVSADDVMDEAEVRVTALMQTLKPEIVGTDEGREIVRRISIGAIRFAMLKSEPTRTLDFRWDQALALQGDTAPYVQYAAVRASNILKKAAEAGYSAEGADWSLITPLELELAKVVERFPAVVNTSVRIHSPHVVAQYALDLATAFNGWYNARGADGKPATNVLQSPAGLREARLALVQRLRAAMEEALDLLGIQIPSAM
- a CDS encoding Rad52/Rad22 family DNA repair protein; the protein is MKLSDVQRRLQAPFSSHLVGWKPTAFTKDRSRALLLAYVDARTVQDRLDAICPDAWSFEIEVIPGTTSPTVKGRLTVLGVAREDIGEAGEGEYGTLKAAASDALKRCAVQFGIGRYLYDLPKTWADWNDAKREPLHTPELPEWARPDFERSPGGAHIVQAMDQLRYEIPVDLDLQREVYRHLKAALQSLEPESGRAA
- a CDS encoding Cof-type HAD-IIB family hydrolase — protein: MLGLTCIDVDGTLVGSSNEVLPQVWDAAERAVAAGMHLCLCSGRPAFGKALEYARRLDPHGWHVFQNGASVVNMETGESMSEGLPHDLLLELVEKSRKLGRILEVYTDSEYAVESTERMAVDHAALLGVPYVQRDPLSLTGQIVRVQWVVPIAETEAVLAESHEGLSLHPAGSPAMPDTMFISVTREGVSKASAVRNVAAKYHLQLSDVMMVGDGENDVSVMNEVGHPVAMGNAVAGALAASRYTVGSVEDAGLVEALDLALKLERTDVLPVG